In Rhodospirillum rubrum ATCC 11170, a genomic segment contains:
- a CDS encoding cyclic nucleotide-binding and patatin-like phospholipase domain-containing protein yields MGVSPFPGALWPTLRPRSPAFLARLGDLAPLQTPAAGDQPLFRRGDLIEGLWLIEAGALLIGEGAGEGAGAGAGDIPAGSMVGALQGDPPHRYPCEARPGAGCRLRFLSLADAAILAALWPADGAGLAADVERAMARLSLLIAFGDSIVYRGLPTPLRVLLAESAEIVHLRAGERLVSAGERLSAMVIVVSGRLRTQRNDPRYDGGDARGRGLKNRTQEFGPGQSLGERATILAEPQAEEVVATRDTVLAKVPEAAFLNALHRFPEDILRCTLGVAEQNFGKAARGRRQSGGTLPSLALVAADGSVDLAFAARALGTALERRGSLRIMTRDDVIAAGFGPAVRDYPQVIPAVGLLDWISDQERQHSCVVYVAGAPTESWTRLCVAQADRIVVVATNRSGSPEPIKALLAPFSEGAEREVTLALLRPPGQRGWPGAEGWLGALGVESFQPMTEGDPRDWHRMARFLTGRAVGVVLSGGGARGFAHIGVLRALEEAGVPVDVVGGTSIGALVAALYAKGMGLDRITDAIMAMVKRSEQITLPMVALTSGRRFTQGLRELFSDLLIRDLDRTFFSVSCNLTTAETKVHRDGPVWQAVLASNSPPGLFPPVVIDNELYVDGGLLNGLPIDVMMQLNEGGRLIVSDVNANATMAAAECHEDGLSGWEVAWRKANPFLDPVAMPGIREIIGRSMAIGSLAQRKKVLRRKTDLKLCPPVGGFPMHGHKKGVQISDIGYISTRNDIVDWWARQTIT; encoded by the coding sequence ATGGGTGTTTCCCCTTTTCCGGGCGCGCTGTGGCCGACTTTGCGCCCGCGCTCGCCGGCCTTTCTCGCCCGTCTGGGCGATCTGGCGCCCCTGCAGACGCCCGCGGCCGGCGACCAGCCGTTGTTCCGCCGCGGTGATCTGATCGAAGGGCTGTGGTTGATCGAGGCCGGCGCCCTGCTGATCGGCGAGGGCGCCGGCGAGGGCGCGGGCGCGGGCGCGGGCGACATCCCCGCCGGCTCGATGGTCGGGGCGCTTCAGGGCGATCCCCCCCACCGCTATCCCTGCGAGGCCCGGCCGGGGGCGGGCTGCCGTTTGCGCTTCCTGTCCTTGGCCGACGCCGCGATCCTCGCCGCGCTCTGGCCCGCCGACGGGGCCGGGCTGGCGGCGGATGTCGAGCGCGCCATGGCCCGCCTGTCGCTGCTGATCGCCTTTGGCGACAGCATCGTCTATCGCGGCCTGCCCACGCCGCTGCGCGTGCTGTTGGCCGAAAGCGCCGAAATCGTCCACCTGCGGGCCGGCGAACGTCTGGTCAGCGCCGGCGAGCGGCTTTCGGCGATGGTCATCGTCGTCAGCGGCCGCCTGCGCACCCAGCGCAACGACCCGCGCTATGATGGGGGGGATGCGCGGGGCAGGGGATTGAAGAACCGCACCCAGGAATTCGGACCCGGTCAAAGCCTGGGGGAACGGGCGACCATTCTGGCCGAACCCCAGGCCGAGGAGGTGGTGGCGACCCGCGACACCGTTTTGGCCAAGGTGCCCGAGGCGGCCTTCCTTAACGCCCTTCACCGCTTTCCCGAAGATATCCTGCGCTGCACCCTTGGGGTGGCGGAGCAAAACTTCGGCAAGGCGGCCCGTGGGCGTCGGCAATCGGGGGGAACGCTGCCCTCGCTGGCCCTGGTCGCCGCCGATGGCTCGGTCGATCTCGCCTTCGCCGCCCGCGCCCTTGGCACGGCGCTTGAGCGCCGGGGCAGCCTGCGCATCATGACCCGCGACGACGTGATCGCCGCCGGCTTCGGTCCGGCGGTGCGCGATTATCCCCAGGTCATTCCCGCCGTCGGCCTGCTCGACTGGATCAGCGATCAGGAACGCCAGCATTCCTGCGTGGTCTATGTGGCCGGAGCGCCCACGGAGTCGTGGACGCGGCTTTGCGTCGCCCAGGCCGACCGCATCGTCGTTGTCGCCACCAACCGCTCGGGGTCTCCGGAACCGATCAAGGCCCTGCTCGCCCCCTTTTCCGAGGGCGCCGAGCGCGAGGTGACCCTTGCCCTGCTCCGCCCCCCCGGTCAGCGCGGTTGGCCCGGGGCCGAGGGCTGGCTGGGCGCCCTGGGCGTCGAGTCCTTCCAGCCGATGACCGAGGGCGATCCCCGCGACTGGCATCGCATGGCCCGCTTCCTGACCGGGCGGGCGGTGGGCGTGGTGCTAAGCGGCGGCGGGGCGCGCGGCTTTGCCCATATCGGCGTGTTGCGCGCCCTGGAAGAGGCGGGGGTGCCGGTCGATGTGGTCGGCGGCACCAGCATCGGCGCCCTGGTCGCCGCCCTTTATGCCAAGGGGATGGGGCTTGACCGAATCACCGACGCGATCATGGCCATGGTCAAGCGCAGCGAGCAGATCACCTTGCCGATGGTGGCGCTGACCTCGGGGCGGCGCTTCACCCAGGGCCTGCGCGAGTTGTTCTCCGACTTGCTGATCCGCGACCTGGACCGCACCTTTTTTTCGGTGTCGTGCAATCTCACCACCGCCGAAACCAAGGTCCATCGCGACGGACCGGTGTGGCAGGCGGTGCTGGCCAGCAATTCGCCGCCCGGGCTGTTTCCGCCGGTGGTCATCGACAACGAGCTTTACGTGGATGGCGGCCTGCTCAACGGCCTGCCCATCGACGTGATGATGCAGCTGAACGAGGGTGGCCGGCTGATCGTGTCCGATGTCAACGCCAATGCCACGATGGCGGCGGCCGAATGCCACGAAGACGGCCTGTCGGGCTGGGAGGTGGCTTGGCGCAAAGCCAACCCCTTCCTTGATCCCGTCGCCATGCCCGGCATCCGCGAAATCATCGGCCGCTCGATGGCCATCGGCAGCCTCGCCCAGCGCAAAAAGGTGCTGCGCCGGAAAACCGACCTGAAACTCTGCCCGCCGGTCGGCGGCTTCCCGATGCATGGCCACAAGAAAGGCGTCCAGATCAGCGATATCGGCTACATCTCCACCCGCAACGACATCGTCGACTGGTGGGCCCGCCAGACGATCACCTAA